The proteins below come from a single Odontesthes bonariensis isolate fOdoBon6 chromosome 18, fOdoBon6.hap1, whole genome shotgun sequence genomic window:
- the zbtb8b gene encoding zinc finger and BTB domain-containing protein 8B isoform X1: MSVAKLCLVLRSRARRGVNMEVPCYLPKLLFELNEQRKRDFFCDCSILVEGRVFKAHRNVLFAGSGYFRALLVHYLQDSGQRYSTASLDIVTADAFSIILDFLYSGRLALNRSNVIEVMSAASYLQMTDLVNFCKDYIRSSLEICNKEKERNTDKENQAEDGAIGPAVSVTPAASNSSGAGVAESHSQATEVDRGSGLGQESTTSVRTPLTIEVTTPQSSSRDMDSAYSSREGFSSGSEEQKGHMDQTNLSSSSSSALTPELVNPKIEYDPDEALMESSETKGLASYPGPCLHNTHHSRLLPPSPSTSNERSLSGYSPSFNARQLIELLARGEGPRGPSPLGDRGGPRFSQGVGSNAGGSRMDESLGFVGSSIMEIQTDWLGEDTGDGLVVPVKLHKCPFCPYTAKQKGIMKRHIRCHTGERPFPCPMCGKRFTRQEHLRTHALSVHRHYWPVSCKSCRRTFTGSGVSPGLRRFGICDSCNCVTTTHDESAPVHPSSQPEPMERADGGTDWSSFMDDVDEVEVGRVEDLVEKQMLERQLAVCSDVGHTGEFPVQ; encoded by the exons ATGAGCGTTGCTAAACTCTGTCTTGTCCTCCGTTCACG AGCCAGGCGAGGTGTAAACATGGAGGTGCCCTGTTATCTGCCCAAACTGCTGTTTGAGCTCAATGAACAGCGGAAGCGGGACTTCTTCTGTGACTGCAGTATCCTCGTGGAAGGCCGTGTGTTCAAAGCCCACCGCAATGTCTTGTTTGCCGGAAGTGGCTATTTTCGAGCTCTTCTGGTTCACTACCTGCAG GACAGCGGACAGCGGTACAGCACAGCATCCTTGGACATCGTCACAGCTGATGCCTTCTCTATCATCCTGGACTTCCTCTACTCTGGCCGCTTGGCCCTGAACAGGAGCAATGTCATTGAGGTGATGTCAGCCGCCAGCTACCTACAGATGACGGATCTGGTGAACTTCTGTAAAGATTACATCCGCTCATCTTTGGAGATTTGcaacaaggagaaggagaggaaCACTGACAAAGAGAACCAGGCAGAGGACGGAGCAATAGGTCCTGCAGTAAGTGTCACTCCTGCTGCTTCAAACTCCAGTGGCGCAGGGGTTGCAGAGTCACATTCACAGGCCACAGAGGTAGATAGAGGATCGGGTTTAGGTCAAGAATCGACGACCTCAGTTAGGACCCCCCTGACTATTGAGGTCACAACCCCTCAGAGCTCCAGCAGGGACATGGACAGTGCCTACTCTTCTAGAGAGGGCTTCTCATCTGGGAGTGAAGAACAGAAGGGGCATATGGATCAGACTAACCTCTCATCCTCCTCATCGTCTGCTTTGACTCCAGAGTTGGTGAACCCTAAGATCGAATATGACCCCGATGAAGCGCTTATGGAATCCTCTGAAACCAAAGGACTTGCATCATATCCTGGGCCTTGTTTGCATAATACACATCATAGTCGGTTACTTCCCCCGAGTCCCTCCACCTCCAATGAGCGCTCCCTTTCGGGATACAGCCCTTCCTTTAATGCCAGGCAGCTTATTGAGTTGTTGGCCAGAGGTGAAGGTCCGAGAGGCCCCAGTCCTCTGGGAGACCGAGGAGGTCCACGCTTTAGCCAAGGAGTAGGTAGCAatgcaggaggaagcagaatgGATGAAAGTTTAGGGTTTGTGGGATCATCTATCATGGAGATCCAGACTGATTGGCTTGGAGAAGACACAG GTGATGGCTTGGTAGTGCCAGTGAAACTCCATAAGTGCCCTTTCTGCCCATACACGGCCAAGCAGAAGGGGATCATGAAGAGACACATACGCTGCCACACAGGAGAGAGGCCCTTCCCCTGTCCCATGTGTGGGAAGAGGTTCACACGACAGGAGCACCTTCGCACTCATGCCCTCAGT GTCCACAGACACTACTGGCCAGTATCATGCAAGAGCTGCAGGCGAACCTTCACTGGATCGGGCGTTTCACCAGGACTCAGACGCTTCGGGATCTGCGACAGCTGCAACTGTGTGACCACCACTCACGATGAATCTGCCCCAGTTCACCCCTCCAGCCAGCCAGAGCCCATGGAGCGTGCGGACGGGGGCACAGATTGGTCCAGTTTTATGGACGATGTGGATGAGGTCGAGGTTGGCAGGGTGGAGGACTTGGTGGAGAAACAGATGCTTGAAAGACAGCTGGCTGTCTGCAGTGATGTAGGTCACACAGGTGAATTTCCAGTCCAATAA
- the zbtb8b gene encoding zinc finger and BTB domain-containing protein 8B isoform X2: MEVPCYLPKLLFELNEQRKRDFFCDCSILVEGRVFKAHRNVLFAGSGYFRALLVHYLQDSGQRYSTASLDIVTADAFSIILDFLYSGRLALNRSNVIEVMSAASYLQMTDLVNFCKDYIRSSLEICNKEKERNTDKENQAEDGAIGPAVSVTPAASNSSGAGVAESHSQATEVDRGSGLGQESTTSVRTPLTIEVTTPQSSSRDMDSAYSSREGFSSGSEEQKGHMDQTNLSSSSSSALTPELVNPKIEYDPDEALMESSETKGLASYPGPCLHNTHHSRLLPPSPSTSNERSLSGYSPSFNARQLIELLARGEGPRGPSPLGDRGGPRFSQGVGSNAGGSRMDESLGFVGSSIMEIQTDWLGEDTGDGLVVPVKLHKCPFCPYTAKQKGIMKRHIRCHTGERPFPCPMCGKRFTRQEHLRTHALSVHRHYWPVSCKSCRRTFTGSGVSPGLRRFGICDSCNCVTTTHDESAPVHPSSQPEPMERADGGTDWSSFMDDVDEVEVGRVEDLVEKQMLERQLAVCSDVGHTGEFPVQ, translated from the exons ATGGAGGTGCCCTGTTATCTGCCCAAACTGCTGTTTGAGCTCAATGAACAGCGGAAGCGGGACTTCTTCTGTGACTGCAGTATCCTCGTGGAAGGCCGTGTGTTCAAAGCCCACCGCAATGTCTTGTTTGCCGGAAGTGGCTATTTTCGAGCTCTTCTGGTTCACTACCTGCAG GACAGCGGACAGCGGTACAGCACAGCATCCTTGGACATCGTCACAGCTGATGCCTTCTCTATCATCCTGGACTTCCTCTACTCTGGCCGCTTGGCCCTGAACAGGAGCAATGTCATTGAGGTGATGTCAGCCGCCAGCTACCTACAGATGACGGATCTGGTGAACTTCTGTAAAGATTACATCCGCTCATCTTTGGAGATTTGcaacaaggagaaggagaggaaCACTGACAAAGAGAACCAGGCAGAGGACGGAGCAATAGGTCCTGCAGTAAGTGTCACTCCTGCTGCTTCAAACTCCAGTGGCGCAGGGGTTGCAGAGTCACATTCACAGGCCACAGAGGTAGATAGAGGATCGGGTTTAGGTCAAGAATCGACGACCTCAGTTAGGACCCCCCTGACTATTGAGGTCACAACCCCTCAGAGCTCCAGCAGGGACATGGACAGTGCCTACTCTTCTAGAGAGGGCTTCTCATCTGGGAGTGAAGAACAGAAGGGGCATATGGATCAGACTAACCTCTCATCCTCCTCATCGTCTGCTTTGACTCCAGAGTTGGTGAACCCTAAGATCGAATATGACCCCGATGAAGCGCTTATGGAATCCTCTGAAACCAAAGGACTTGCATCATATCCTGGGCCTTGTTTGCATAATACACATCATAGTCGGTTACTTCCCCCGAGTCCCTCCACCTCCAATGAGCGCTCCCTTTCGGGATACAGCCCTTCCTTTAATGCCAGGCAGCTTATTGAGTTGTTGGCCAGAGGTGAAGGTCCGAGAGGCCCCAGTCCTCTGGGAGACCGAGGAGGTCCACGCTTTAGCCAAGGAGTAGGTAGCAatgcaggaggaagcagaatgGATGAAAGTTTAGGGTTTGTGGGATCATCTATCATGGAGATCCAGACTGATTGGCTTGGAGAAGACACAG GTGATGGCTTGGTAGTGCCAGTGAAACTCCATAAGTGCCCTTTCTGCCCATACACGGCCAAGCAGAAGGGGATCATGAAGAGACACATACGCTGCCACACAGGAGAGAGGCCCTTCCCCTGTCCCATGTGTGGGAAGAGGTTCACACGACAGGAGCACCTTCGCACTCATGCCCTCAGT GTCCACAGACACTACTGGCCAGTATCATGCAAGAGCTGCAGGCGAACCTTCACTGGATCGGGCGTTTCACCAGGACTCAGACGCTTCGGGATCTGCGACAGCTGCAACTGTGTGACCACCACTCACGATGAATCTGCCCCAGTTCACCCCTCCAGCCAGCCAGAGCCCATGGAGCGTGCGGACGGGGGCACAGATTGGTCCAGTTTTATGGACGATGTGGATGAGGTCGAGGTTGGCAGGGTGGAGGACTTGGTGGAGAAACAGATGCTTGAAAGACAGCTGGCTGTCTGCAGTGATGTAGGTCACACAGGTGAATTTCCAGTCCAATAA
- the LOC142368003 gene encoding tissue alpha-L-fucosidase-like has protein sequence MTAVLLFFPAFVSHAAARYTADWASLDARPLPSWYDEAKLGIFIHWGVFSVPGFGSEWFWWHWQGQQPPDPKCVSYMSKNYPPGFSYPEFAPQFHAQFFNPEDWADIFKASGAKYVVLTAKHHEGFTNWESPNSWNWNSVDTGPHRDLVGELAEAVRNRSLHYGLYNSLYEWFNPLYLNDKKNGFKTQEFVMHKLLPELYNMVVRYRPEVIWSDGDWEAPDTYWNSTQFLAWLYNDSPVKDAVVTNDRWGAGCACKHGGYYNCEDKYTPGQLPKHKWEKCTSVDTFSWGYRRNMRIKELMDLAAIINDLVSTVALGGNYLLNVGPTADGMIPAVFEERLRGVGAWLEINGEAIYASKPWRVQMENTTVPVCYTSKGATVYAFMMAKPPKPTLQLLMPKTSATTQVTLLGNPEPLSWSPFSPSAGLTVLLPELPFTPGQAWTLKLEGVQ, from the exons ATGACAGCCGTTCTTCTCTTCTTCCCTGCTTTTGTGTCCCACGCGGCGGCTCGCTACACCGCGGACTGGGCGAGTTTGGACGCCAGGCCGCTGCCGTCGTGGTACGACGAAGCCAAACTGGGGATTTTCATCCACTGGGGCGTGTTTTCTGTCCCGGGCTTCGGTAGTGAGTGGTTCTGGTGGCACTGGCAGGGCCAACAGCCTCCAGACCCGAAATGTGTGAGCTACATGTCCAAGAACTACCCACCCGGGTTCAGCTATCCGGAGTTTGCCCCTCAGTTTCACGCCCAGTTCTTCAACCCAGAGGACTGGGCCGACATTTTCAAAGCCTCCGGTGCAAA ATACGTCGTCCTGACCGCCAAACATCACGAAGGGTTTACTAACTGGGAGTCTCCAAACTCCTGGAACTGGAATTCTGTCGATACTGGTCCTCATAGGGACTTGGTGGGAGAGCTGGCAGAGGCAGTGCGCAACAG GTCATTGCACTATGGACTCTACAACTCGTTGTATGAGTGGTTCAACCCTCTCTATCTGAACGACAAGAAGAATGGATTCAAGACGCAGGAGTTTGTGATGCATAAACTCCTTCCAGAGCTGTATAACATGGTTGTAAG GTACCGCCCTGAGGTGATCTGGTCTGATGGCGACTGGGAAGCACCCGACACCTACTGGAACTCCACCCAGTTCCTGGCCTGGCTCTACAACGACAGTCCGGTGAAA GATGCGGTCGTGACCAACGATCGATGGGGAGCCGGCTGTGCCTGCAAACATGGTGGCTACTACAACTGCGAAGACAAGTATACTCCAGGCCAGCTGCCCAAGCACAAGTGGGAGAAATGCACATCGGTGGACACATTTTCTTGGGGTTACCGTCGAAACATGAGGATAAAAGAACTTATGGACTTGGCCGCCATCATTAAC GATCTGGTCAGCACTGTGGCTCTGGGAGGTAACTATCTGCTTAACGTGGGTCCCACAGCCGACGGGATGATCCCCGCTGTGTTTGAGGAGAGGCTCAGGGGTGTCGGAGCCTGGCTTGAGATCAACGGGGAAGCCATCTATGCCTCCAAACCATGGAGGGTCCAGATGGAAAACACCACTGTCCCAGTCTG TTATACATCTAAAGGTGCCACAGTCTATGCCTTCATGATGGCAAAACCCCCAAAGCCTACATTGCAACTGTTGATGCCCAAAACATCAGCCACCACTCAG GTAACCCTGTTGGGGAATCCTGAACCCTTATCCTGGAGCCCTTTTTCTCCCAGTGCCGGCCTCACCGTCCTTCTGCCCGAGCTGCCTTTCACTCCTGGTCAAGCTTGGACACTCAAACTGGAGGGTGTCCAGTGA